The stretch of DNA ACGCGTTTGGATCCGGATTTTTCCGGATGTTCCAGTGTCCAAGAAGCCGACTGAAGTGCGCATGGGTAAGGGCAAGGGTTCGCCGGAATTCTGGGCAGCCAAGGTGAAGCCGGGCCGGATCATGTTCGAGATCGATGGCGTCGATCGCGAGATCGCGGAGGAGGCGCTGCGCCTCGGTGCGGCCAAGCTGCCGATCACCACGCGCTTTGTGGCGCGCTTCGGTGAATGACGCCTGAGCGACTGACGATTTGA from Rhodoligotrophos sp. CJ14 encodes:
- the rplP gene encoding 50S ribosomal protein L16, coding for MLQPKRTKFRKQHKGRIHGKAKGGTELNFGAYGLKALEPERVTARQIEAARRAITRHMKRSGRVWIRIFPDVPVSKKPTEVRMGKGKGSPEFWAAKVKPGRIMFEIDGVDREIAEEALRLGAAKLPITTRFVARFGE